A window from Rana temporaria chromosome 8, aRanTem1.1, whole genome shotgun sequence encodes these proteins:
- the LOC120909933 gene encoding gastrula zinc finger protein xLCGF3.1-like yields the protein MDDETCKEEEIPPEIGTGGSNDSMEKSPVMFPGGEVGDDYLTSDFPEENPITRNLLSEHGELSSYPWNETQFSDDPHSVIHATCPTGAEMFPHFVHSEYYTASEHFIEQRPHRTEKTYLCPECGKCFIKKYLLHHHHQTSHASSEPGKSLKQKPAALRPKRLHARAKPFSCSECGKSFSQRGHLSSHKTTHTGEKPFCCSECGKCFSQKSSLLTHEKLHTGVKPHSCSECGKSFIRRSVLSLHERVHTGEKPYPCSECGRRFSQRTHLIVHKRTHTGEKPYSCSGCGKCFSRKTYLDKHHQSLGKCFNNQSSFFLQERSCPTKEAFSCDGFGDSFQWGTS from the exons ATGGATGACGAGACGTGTAAGGAGGAGGAAATCCCTCCAGAGATCGGCACGG GTGGTTCAAACGACAGCATGGAAAAAAGTCCCGTCATGTTTCCAGGTGGGGAAGTAGGAGACGATTACCTCACCTCAGATTTTCCAGAAGAAAACCCCATTACTCGGAATCTCCTTTCGGAACATGGAGAACTGTCATCTTATCCATGGAACGAGACCCAGTTTTCCGATGACCCTCATTCTGTGATCCATGCCACGTGTCCTACAGGAGCTGAAATGTTTCCTCATTTTGTTCATAGCGAATATTATACCGCCAGTGAACATTTCATTGAGCAGAGACCTCACAGGACAGAGAAGACCTACCTGTGTCCcgaatgtgggaaatgttttattaaaaaatatcttctccatcatcatcatcagaccAGCCATGCTTCTTCTGAACCAGGGAAAAGTCTGAAACAGAAACCAGCTGCTCTGCGACCTAAAAGACTTCACGCCAGGGCAAAACCGTTCTCGTGTTCCGAGTGCGGGAAGAGCTTTTCTCAGAGAGGCCACCTCAGTTCCCACAAGACGACTCACACGGGAGAGAAACCGTTTTGCTGCTCGGAATGCGGCAAATGTTTTTCCCAGAAGTCGTCTCTGCTTACGCATGAAAAGCTTCACACCGGGGTGAAGCCGCATTCGTGCTCGGAATGTGGAAAGTCTTTTATCCGGAGGTCGGTCCTCAGTTTGCACGAAAGggttcacacgggggagaagccgtatccgTGTTCGGAATGCGGGAGGCGGTTCTCTCAGAGGACTCATCTTATCGTTCACAAAAGAactcacactggggagaagccgtattcctgttctggatGTGGCAAGTGTTTCTCCCGGAAAACCTACCTGGACAAACATCACCAATCTCTCGGGAAATGCTTTAATAACCAGTCAAGTTTTTTTCTTCAGGAGAGATCCTGCCCCACCAAGGAGGCGTTTTCTTGTGACGGATTTGGGGACTCTTTTCAGTGGGGAACGTCTTAA